From the Bacteroidota bacterium genome, one window contains:
- a CDS encoding M1 family metallopeptidase, with amino-acid sequence MNYLKSLLLFALLLPGYAFAQSPNIDVLHYAFHLTLTDESNNITGRTAVTVKFTASNVGSFALDLIGIDGSERTGMRIASVTHNKEALAFDHTDDRVTITLPAPANKDDELTFMISYTGTPADGLFISKNKYGERTFFGDNWPNRARHWLPSNDHPSDKATMEFIVTAPNHYQVIGSGVMIEESDLLDGNRLTHWSTKIPIPTKVAVIGAAQFAIQHDEPYNGFPIQHWVYPQDREAGFHDFGVTHDMMKFFEDNIGPYSYEKLANVQSKTRYGGMENASNIFYSENSISGERTNEGLVAHEIAHQWFGNSATESDWQHIWLSEGFATYFTQLYMEHAYGRERMVEGMARARQSVLGFYNRVPNAPLVNPTITDPNQHLNSNSYQKGAWVLHMLRHTIGDDAFWAGIQLYYKSHRNSNASSADLQRAMEAASGSDLTSFFQQWLYQPGQPMIEASWTYNANKGELALTVAQTQDGPLFKTPLEIGIYRPDGSMSLTTMMLEKKTETVAIPLKAAPASVELDPKTWLLAGITINEQ; translated from the coding sequence ATGAACTACCTGAAAAGCTTGCTACTGTTTGCGTTGCTCCTGCCAGGATACGCGTTCGCACAGTCTCCCAACATAGATGTTTTGCACTACGCCTTTCACCTGACACTGACTGATGAGAGTAATAACATCACCGGGCGCACCGCCGTCACCGTCAAATTCACGGCATCAAACGTGGGCTCTTTTGCGCTCGACTTGATTGGCATTGATGGCTCGGAGCGTACAGGCATGCGGATAGCTTCCGTGACGCACAACAAGGAAGCACTTGCTTTCGATCACACAGATGACCGCGTAACAATTACCCTTCCGGCGCCCGCGAACAAAGACGATGAGCTAACCTTTATGATTAGCTACACAGGAACGCCGGCTGACGGCTTGTTCATCTCCAAAAACAAATACGGCGAGCGCACCTTCTTTGGCGACAACTGGCCCAACCGGGCACGGCACTGGCTTCCTTCAAATGACCATCCATCAGACAAAGCAACGATGGAGTTTATTGTCACTGCCCCAAACCACTACCAGGTTATTGGGAGCGGAGTTATGATTGAAGAAAGTGACTTGCTCGATGGCAATCGGCTGACCCATTGGTCTACCAAGATCCCGATCCCTACCAAAGTAGCGGTCATTGGTGCCGCGCAATTCGCAATCCAGCACGACGAACCCTACAACGGCTTCCCGATCCAGCACTGGGTATATCCCCAAGACCGCGAAGCCGGCTTCCACGACTTTGGCGTCACGCACGATATGATGAAGTTCTTCGAGGACAACATCGGGCCCTATTCATACGAGAAACTGGCCAATGTTCAGTCGAAAACCCGCTATGGCGGTATGGAAAACGCCAGCAACATCTTCTACAGTGAGAACTCAATAAGCGGCGAACGCACCAACGAAGGCCTTGTGGCACATGAAATAGCCCACCAGTGGTTTGGCAATTCAGCAACTGAATCGGACTGGCAACACATCTGGCTCAGCGAAGGGTTTGCTACCTACTTCACGCAGTTGTATATGGAGCACGCTTATGGGCGTGAGCGTATGGTCGAAGGCATGGCAAGAGCACGTCAATCTGTACTCGGCTTTTACAACAGGGTGCCAAATGCACCGCTCGTAAACCCGACAATCACGGACCCCAATCAGCACCTGAACTCCAACAGTTACCAAAAAGGGGCGTGGGTACTACACATGCTGCGCCATACCATAGGTGACGACGCGTTTTGGGCCGGCATCCAGCTCTACTACAAATCGCACCGCAACAGCAATGCCTCCTCGGCCGACTTGCAGCGTGCCATGGAAGCAGCCTCCGGCTCAGACCTAACCTCTTTCTTCCAACAATGGCTTTACCAGCCGGGCCAGCCGATGATCGAAGCCAGTTGGACGTACAATGCAAACAAAGGAGAACTGGCCCTGACCGTTGCGCAAACCCAGGACGGCCCCTTGTTCAAAACACCGCTGGAAATTGGCATCTACAGGCCTGACGGTTCTATGTCCTTAACCACGATGATGCTGGAAAAGAAAACAGAAACCGTGGCAATCCCGCTTAAAGCAGCACCGGCATCCGTTGAACTGGACCCGAAAACCTGGTTGCTGGCCGGCATCACGATCAACGAACAGTAA
- a CDS encoding hydantoinase/oxoprolinase family protein codes for MNAGSKSPEAELVGIDVGGTFTDFVWLREGRLVVQKVSTTPEDQSTGILAGIDALGVSEHAAVVHGTTVATNALLEYRGARTALLTTEGFADVLAIGRQNRPHLYRLGQQRRPSLVPESLRLEAAERVDAEGRVLKPLDVATLDAAVAVLIAEEVESVALVFLFSFLHPAHEREAAAYLRTRLPGIHLSVSSQLLPEYREYERTATTVINAYVQPLVANYLGRLKSALGDRPVRVMQSSGGAIGLEKAAAQAARLVLSGPAGGIVGAFDVARTAMQSEAPQIITFDMGGTSTDVALCPGVLPRTSEGEIAGLPLRFPSTAIHTVGAGGGSIASVDAGGVLRVGPESAGAVPGPACYGRGGALPTVTDANLVLGRLDAAAFLGGTATLSLNLDLARQALKPMADKLNVTIEAAALGIVQVANATMERAVRKVSVEKGYDPRNYTLVPFGGAGPLHACALAEALGMRHILIPRYPGVLSALGLLMADVTYESSQSVLQTYQVLREDLVGLKAGLLALAEQVQQVLVAPGKEEPVLSALLEMRYRGQGYEIEAGFIAAFELTAPLDTLLDDSYVLESLQEAVTSFHALHRQRYGYALEDDRVEVVTLRVVGRQPGARPELPAMSLGAPDASGAMAGNARVWFGAAQPDIVPLYDRNRLQPGNTLSGPTIVCQYDTTLVISGLWRMEVDAHNSIHLWREDDAL; via the coding sequence ATGAATGCGGGAAGCAAGTCGCCCGAAGCAGAGCTGGTAGGTATCGATGTTGGTGGTACATTCACTGATTTTGTCTGGCTGAGAGAGGGGCGCCTCGTTGTGCAAAAAGTCTCAACAACCCCGGAAGATCAGAGTACAGGTATTTTGGCCGGCATTGACGCGCTTGGGGTCTCGGAGCATGCAGCTGTTGTGCACGGGACGACCGTTGCCACCAATGCCTTGCTTGAATACCGTGGTGCACGAACCGCCCTGCTGACAACAGAAGGATTTGCTGATGTCCTGGCGATTGGCCGGCAGAACAGGCCGCATCTGTATCGCCTGGGGCAGCAGCGCCGCCCCTCCCTTGTGCCGGAGTCTTTGCGGTTAGAGGCTGCTGAGCGGGTAGATGCTGAAGGGCGTGTATTGAAGCCGTTGGATGTGGCCACACTCGATGCAGCGGTAGCGGTGCTTATTGCTGAAGAGGTTGAGAGTGTTGCGCTGGTGTTTCTTTTTTCTTTTTTGCATCCGGCGCATGAGCGAGAAGCAGCAGCCTATTTGCGTACGCGGCTTCCTGGAATTCATCTGTCGGTTAGCAGCCAGTTGTTGCCTGAGTATCGGGAGTATGAGCGTACGGCAACAACGGTGATCAATGCGTACGTTCAGCCACTGGTTGCAAACTACCTGGGCCGGCTGAAATCTGCACTCGGAGATCGCCCGGTCCGGGTTATGCAGTCGAGTGGCGGGGCAATCGGACTTGAGAAAGCTGCAGCCCAGGCTGCGCGGCTTGTGCTCAGTGGGCCTGCGGGCGGCATTGTCGGTGCTTTTGATGTGGCGCGTACGGCCATGCAATCTGAGGCTCCCCAGATCATTACGTTTGACATGGGAGGCACCAGTACGGACGTTGCGCTTTGCCCGGGTGTGTTACCGCGTACTTCGGAAGGCGAAATTGCTGGCCTGCCGCTGCGATTTCCATCGACGGCCATACATACTGTGGGTGCTGGCGGTGGCTCTATTGCAAGTGTTGATGCTGGGGGCGTGTTGCGGGTTGGCCCCGAAAGTGCCGGCGCGGTTCCTGGTCCTGCATGTTATGGGCGAGGAGGAGCGCTGCCCACAGTAACCGATGCCAACCTGGTATTGGGCAGGTTGGACGCAGCCGCCTTTCTGGGAGGTACGGCGACCCTGAGCCTCAACCTGGATCTGGCACGCCAGGCCTTGAAGCCTATGGCGGACAAGTTGAATGTAACCATAGAGGCCGCCGCGTTAGGGATTGTGCAAGTTGCAAATGCAACCATGGAGCGCGCTGTTCGGAAAGTCTCTGTTGAAAAAGGATATGATCCGAGGAATTACACCCTGGTGCCTTTCGGAGGTGCCGGCCCCTTGCACGCTTGTGCACTGGCGGAGGCCCTTGGCATGCGGCATATTCTGATCCCGCGCTATCCCGGTGTGTTAAGTGCACTGGGTTTATTGATGGCAGATGTGACGTATGAGTCTTCCCAGTCGGTACTACAGACATACCAGGTATTGCGAGAAGATCTGGTAGGTTTGAAAGCTGGTCTCCTGGCCCTTGCGGAGCAGGTGCAACAGGTGCTTGTTGCGCCTGGCAAGGAGGAGCCTGTTTTGTCGGCGTTATTAGAGATGCGGTATCGGGGGCAAGGGTATGAGATAGAAGCCGGCTTTATCGCAGCGTTTGAATTGACTGCACCATTGGATACGCTGTTGGATGATTCTTATGTGCTGGAATCTCTGCAAGAGGCAGTAACTTCTTTTCATGCCTTGCACAGGCAGCGCTATGGGTATGCGCTTGAAGATGATCGGGTTGAGGTGGTTACATTGCGGGTTGTTGGCCGGCAACCTGGCGCGCGTCCGGAACTACCGGCAATGTCGTTGGGAGCGCCAGATGCATCGGGTGCTATGGCAGGAAATGCTCGGGTTTGGTTTGGGGCAGCGCAGCCCGATATCGTCCCATTGTATGATCGCAACCGCTTGCAACCTGGCAATACGCTATCCGGACCCACCATTGTGTGCCAATATGATACTACACTGGTGATATCTGGACTATGGCGGATGGAGGTTGATGCGCACAATAGCATCCACCTTTGGCGCGAGGATGATGCGCTTTAG
- a CDS encoding hydantoinase B/oxoprolinase family protein: MDPVLLTLYEHRFAGVSEEMGVTLQRTSYSPNIKERLDFSCAVFDEAGSMVAQAAHIPVHLGAMPASVEAALQTFPDWQPGDVVMLNDPYQGGTHLPDVTLVSPVFVDGQRDRPKFFIASRAHHADIGGMTPGSLPLSTEIYQEGLIIPPVRLYTAGQLNADLLRLVLRNVRTPEERKGDLSAQRAAHAVGARRLQELATRYGIEEVQAYAGHVQAYSKKLVHAAISQWPDGVYRYTDYLELDAEEPASRVPVVLCVTIDGGSITFDFEGTGAADQSSLNAVLSITQSACYYVVISLAGEEIPVNSGCFSAVHVKAPNGCVVNATPPAAVAGGNVETSQRIVDTAFGALAQALPNQVPAGSQGTMNNLTIGGQLADGRPFAYYETIAGGMGATAYADGLDGVHVHMSNTLNTPVEALEMAFPFRLNTYTLRKDGAGGGRQRGGRGVVREYLFLRDVTATMLSERRAIAPVGLAGGESGSSGVNTLVKANGEQITLPSKFSRRFKEGECLRIETPGGGGWGV; encoded by the coding sequence ATGGATCCTGTACTGTTAACGCTATATGAGCACCGGTTTGCGGGTGTTTCTGAGGAAATGGGTGTCACATTGCAGCGCACCAGCTACTCGCCAAACATTAAGGAGCGCCTCGATTTTTCCTGCGCTGTGTTTGATGAAGCCGGCAGCATGGTAGCGCAGGCTGCTCATATTCCTGTTCATCTGGGGGCGATGCCGGCAAGCGTCGAAGCTGCCCTGCAAACCTTTCCCGATTGGCAGCCGGGCGATGTGGTTATGCTCAATGATCCTTATCAGGGCGGAACGCATTTACCCGACGTTACGCTGGTTTCTCCCGTGTTTGTTGATGGGCAGAGAGATCGGCCAAAATTCTTCATTGCCAGTCGTGCGCACCATGCTGATATCGGCGGCATGACACCCGGGTCGCTGCCGCTATCTACCGAAATCTACCAGGAAGGATTGATCATCCCGCCCGTCCGGCTTTACACGGCCGGGCAATTAAATGCAGATTTATTACGCCTCGTATTGCGCAATGTACGTACCCCTGAAGAGCGAAAGGGCGACCTTTCGGCGCAACGTGCAGCGCATGCTGTTGGCGCGCGTCGATTACAGGAATTGGCCACCCGCTACGGCATCGAAGAAGTACAGGCGTATGCCGGCCATGTGCAGGCCTATAGCAAAAAGCTCGTGCACGCTGCAATTTCCCAGTGGCCGGATGGGGTCTATCGCTATACCGACTACCTCGAGCTTGATGCTGAGGAGCCAGCCAGCCGGGTACCTGTTGTGCTGTGCGTAACGATTGATGGAGGCAGCATTACCTTTGACTTCGAAGGTACAGGGGCAGCAGACCAGAGTTCACTAAATGCTGTACTGAGTATTACCCAGTCTGCGTGTTACTATGTAGTTATTAGCCTGGCCGGCGAAGAGATTCCGGTAAATAGTGGATGTTTTTCAGCCGTGCATGTAAAGGCGCCGAACGGTTGTGTTGTAAATGCCACGCCGCCGGCAGCTGTAGCCGGCGGTAACGTTGAGACTTCACAGCGCATTGTGGACACAGCTTTTGGTGCGCTTGCGCAGGCATTGCCAAATCAGGTGCCGGCGGGGTCGCAAGGTACCATGAATAACCTGACGATCGGGGGGCAGCTTGCTGACGGGCGTCCGTTTGCCTACTACGAAACCATTGCCGGCGGCATGGGCGCAACTGCGTATGCTGACGGGCTTGATGGGGTGCATGTTCATATGTCTAACACGTTAAATACACCCGTTGAGGCATTGGAAATGGCTTTCCCTTTTCGGCTCAACACGTACACCTTACGAAAAGATGGCGCGGGCGGTGGACGGCAGCGAGGCGGGCGCGGTGTGGTGCGCGAATACCTCTTTTTACGAGATGTTACGGCTACCATGCTTAGCGAGCGGCGGGCCATTGCGCCGGTTGGGCTTGCCGGCGGCGAATCAGGAAGTAGTGGGGTAAACACACTTGTCAAAGCAAATGGCGAGCAAATAACCCTGCCATCTAAGTTTTCCAGACGGTTCAAGGAAGGAGAATGTCTGCGTATCGAAACGCCGGGCGGTGGCGGCTGGGGTGTTTAA
- a CDS encoding N(4)-(beta-N-acetylglucosaminyl)-L-asparaginase, with protein MASRRQFIKIGSLGSIAASSISLSACANQESPAVTPVKPVVISTWNHGIAANEGAWEILAAGGGALDAVEAGVRVTESDPDVHTVGIGGRPDRDGHVTLDACIMSPSGDCGSVAFLQHIKNPISVARKVMEETPHVMLAGEGALEFALAQGFEKENLLTPDAEAAWKKWLEEAPEDVRAEINVENHDTIGMLALDENGDMAGACTTSGASWKLHGRIGDSPIIGAGLFVDNEVGGACATGWGEAVIRVVGCHLVVEFMRQGNSPEEACRLAVERVISKNPDYRDIQVGFLALNKNGEYGSYCIQPGFDYAVYDNNDGNRLIDAQSRL; from the coding sequence ATGGCCTCACGTCGTCAGTTTATCAAAATCGGTTCACTGGGTAGTATTGCTGCATCCAGTATCTCTCTTTCAGCCTGTGCAAACCAGGAATCGCCTGCGGTGACTCCTGTAAAACCGGTAGTGATTTCAACCTGGAATCATGGTATTGCTGCAAATGAAGGCGCCTGGGAAATTTTGGCTGCCGGTGGTGGTGCACTTGATGCTGTTGAAGCCGGCGTACGCGTAACCGAATCTGATCCTGATGTGCATACGGTAGGCATTGGCGGCCGGCCCGACCGCGATGGACACGTTACGCTAGATGCCTGCATTATGAGTCCGAGTGGCGACTGTGGATCGGTAGCTTTCCTGCAGCACATCAAAAACCCGATTTCGGTCGCGCGTAAAGTGATGGAAGAAACCCCACACGTGATGCTGGCAGGAGAAGGTGCACTCGAATTTGCGCTCGCACAAGGTTTCGAAAAAGAAAACCTGTTGACCCCAGATGCCGAAGCAGCCTGGAAGAAATGGCTAGAGGAAGCACCTGAAGACGTACGCGCAGAAATTAATGTGGAAAACCACGATACCATTGGCATGCTCGCGCTGGACGAAAACGGGGATATGGCGGGCGCCTGTACAACAAGTGGCGCATCATGGAAATTGCATGGCCGCATCGGTGACTCGCCAATCATTGGCGCCGGCCTGTTTGTAGACAATGAAGTCGGCGGCGCATGCGCAACCGGTTGGGGAGAAGCAGTAATCCGCGTCGTTGGCTGCCATCTCGTGGTAGAGTTTATGCGGCAGGGTAACTCGCCCGAAGAAGCTTGCCGGCTTGCTGTTGAACGGGTCATCAGCAAAAATCCGGACTACCGCGACATTCAGGTGGGCTTTCTTGCGCTCAACAAAAACGGTGAGTATGGCAGCTACTGCATCCAGCCTGGTTTTGATTACGCGGTGTATGACAACAACGACGGCAACCGTCTGATCGACGCACAAAGCCGGCTGTAA
- a CDS encoding serine hydrolase, which translates to MRLSYYTLLLLALFTTGCLQAQDKRQQIPGLALADAPLSAAQDAIFAEMERAIMADSFPNTTSVLLLQDGKLIYEGYFGYGDELLLNDTRSATKSLTALMAGVAIEAGLLAEDQLVFPLLPDLAPVENDSPLKQQVTVADLLSMSSALACNDNEGTSPGNEANMYPLRSWSRWAVDIPAREAYERDENGRGAFAYCTAGSFLMGQVIERVSGQTLDAFFKAHLFDPLGIETWQWSRSPTGEYMTGGGLRLRARDLAKIGLMVLNDGVWGNTQVIPASWVQKATSPIVVANPFQKYGYQFWRRAWQTDCGPQEAPYMSGNGGNNVLMLPELDAVVVLTRQNYGRNGMHQQSTRLTENYALRALGCPTG; encoded by the coding sequence ATGCGTCTTTCATACTACACACTGCTATTGCTGGCACTCTTTACTACCGGATGCCTGCAAGCGCAGGATAAGCGTCAGCAAATTCCTGGGCTCGCTTTGGCAGATGCACCGCTATCTGCTGCGCAAGATGCCATTTTTGCTGAAATGGAGCGAGCCATTATGGCTGATTCTTTTCCCAATACAACCAGTGTGCTCTTGCTGCAAGACGGTAAACTTATCTATGAAGGATACTTTGGTTATGGTGACGAATTGTTGTTAAACGACACCCGTTCGGCTACCAAATCATTGACGGCGCTCATGGCGGGTGTTGCTATTGAGGCTGGTTTGCTCGCAGAGGATCAGCTCGTTTTTCCCTTGTTGCCAGATCTTGCTCCTGTTGAAAATGACAGTCCGTTGAAGCAACAAGTTACGGTTGCTGATTTGCTTTCAATGTCATCTGCGTTGGCGTGCAACGACAATGAAGGCACAAGTCCTGGGAATGAGGCAAACATGTACCCGCTGCGCAGTTGGTCCCGCTGGGCGGTGGATATTCCTGCTCGCGAAGCATATGAGCGCGATGAAAACGGACGCGGCGCGTTTGCTTACTGTACCGCTGGTTCTTTCTTGATGGGGCAAGTGATTGAGCGCGTATCAGGCCAAACGCTGGATGCGTTTTTTAAAGCACACCTCTTTGACCCGCTTGGCATTGAAACCTGGCAATGGAGCCGTTCTCCAACCGGTGAATATATGACAGGCGGCGGCCTCAGGCTGCGTGCGCGTGATCTTGCAAAAATTGGACTTATGGTGTTGAATGACGGCGTCTGGGGCAATACACAGGTAATCCCTGCATCCTGGGTGCAAAAGGCCACGTCTCCCATCGTTGTCGCAAATCCATTCCAAAAATACGGGTATCAGTTCTGGCGGCGGGCATGGCAGACGGACTGTGGCCCGCAGGAGGCGCCTTACATGTCGGGAAATGGTGGGAATAACGTGCTGATGCTGCCTGAGCTTGATGCAGTTGTTGTGCTTACGCGGCAGAACTACGGCCGTAATGGTATGCACCAGCAAAGCACCCGACTGACTGAGAATTATGCTCTACGTGCGCTGGGCTGTCCGACCGGGTAA
- a CDS encoding trimeric intracellular cation channel family protein, with product MNPEIALYTLDLIGTFVFAVSGALKATKYDLDLLGIIVLAILTGVGGGIVRDVLLGATPPAVFQDELFLIVCALGALLVFLASSHIEPWWHRMMIADAIGLGVFAAIGASKAHSFELGPLGIIMMAGLTATGGGVIRDMLVREIPAVIQKDFYATAALAGGLSFLLMGALGFGPTTQLITTALITIGLRFFAMFSRLNLPRARKKPGAG from the coding sequence TTGAATCCAGAAATTGCCCTTTACACCCTCGACCTCATTGGCACCTTTGTATTTGCCGTTTCGGGGGCACTCAAAGCAACCAAATACGACCTCGACCTGCTTGGCATCATCGTGCTTGCCATCTTAACCGGGGTAGGCGGCGGCATTGTGCGAGACGTATTACTGGGGGCTACACCGCCGGCGGTTTTTCAGGATGAGCTATTCCTGATTGTATGTGCGCTCGGAGCCTTGCTTGTATTTCTTGCCTCGTCCCACATTGAGCCCTGGTGGCACCGCATGATGATTGCTGATGCCATCGGGCTCGGCGTATTTGCCGCAATTGGTGCATCTAAGGCGCATTCATTCGAACTTGGCCCGCTGGGCATCATCATGATGGCTGGCCTAACGGCGACGGGCGGCGGCGTCATCCGAGACATGCTAGTCCGAGAGATTCCTGCTGTAATTCAAAAGGACTTCTATGCCACTGCGGCACTTGCCGGCGGGTTATCTTTTTTGCTGATGGGCGCCCTAGGATTCGGCCCCACCACACAGCTTATCACAACAGCACTCATTACAATCGGACTGCGTTTCTTTGCCATGTTCTCCCGGCTAAACCTGCCGCGTGCTCGAAAAAAACCCGGAGCCGGATGA
- the acnA gene encoding aconitate hydratase AcnA, whose amino-acid sequence MATPEKRDYFGAKSTFDTGAGSAYYYDLNALIKQGFTGIEKLPFSIKVLLESVLRECDGFLVTKEDVERLASYNPKAPAKEEIPFKPARVLLQDFTGVPAVVDLAAMRSAMARLGGDPNEINPGVPVHLIIDHSVQVDAFGMQDALRINAEKEFTRNRERYEFLRWGQQAFDNFSVVPPASGICHQVNLEYVARGVWTKEDADGVTVSYPDTLVGTDSHTTMINGLGVVGWGVGGIEAEAVMLGQPIYMLMPEVIGFRLHGEMPEGATATDLVLGIVEILRKYGVVGKFVEFFGPGLSNLSVPDRATIANMAPEYGATMGFFPIDDETLAFLRRTGRPEDLITMVERYTKAQGLFRTNDTPDPEYLDVLELDMSTVVPSLSGPKRPQDRITLPGMQGDFAKSLTTPPGPRGFGLREDALDNTGKYKDDAGNELDMKHGDVAIAAITSCTNTSNPSVMIGAGLVAKKAIARGLKVKPYVKTSLAPGSKVVTEYLHAAGLLPYLDQLGFNLVGYGCTTCIGNSGPLPEPAANAIREGDLIVSGVLSGNRNFEGRIHQLVQANFLASPPLVVAFALAGTVDIDLSKDAIGQDEAGNNVYLKDIWPTNAEVQDAVNQFLTPDMFKQEYDGIETSNEDWNRIKIPEGSIYDWNADSTYIQEPPFFAGLTPETPVIQSIDGARVMAILGDSTTTDHISPAGAIKPDGPAGNYLTDKGVKFLDFNSFGSRRGNHEVMMRGTFANIRIKNKLVPGTEGGITKNLMSGEVQPIYDASMEYQDAGIPLVVLAGKDYGMGSSRDWAAKGTILLGVKAVIAESFERIHRSNLIGMGVLPLQFADGETPTSLGLDGSETFSIPVTDDVKPRQNIQVTATKADGSTVSFATRCRLDTPVEVDYYRNGGILHYVLRNFLNTSSVEA is encoded by the coding sequence ATGGCTACTCCAGAAAAGCGAGATTATTTCGGCGCCAAATCCACCTTCGACACCGGAGCGGGAAGCGCGTATTACTACGACCTCAATGCCCTCATCAAGCAGGGTTTTACAGGCATTGAAAAACTGCCGTTCTCTATAAAAGTATTGCTCGAATCCGTCCTGCGTGAGTGTGACGGATTTTTGGTTACCAAAGAAGACGTTGAACGGTTGGCTTCGTACAACCCGAAAGCGCCGGCAAAGGAAGAAATTCCATTCAAGCCTGCACGCGTTCTGCTGCAGGACTTCACGGGTGTACCCGCCGTTGTTGACCTGGCAGCCATGCGCTCTGCGATGGCCCGACTTGGCGGAGACCCGAATGAAATCAACCCGGGCGTCCCGGTTCACCTGATCATCGACCACTCTGTACAGGTTGATGCATTTGGTATGCAAGATGCGCTGCGCATCAACGCTGAAAAAGAGTTTACGCGAAATCGAGAACGCTACGAGTTTCTGCGCTGGGGACAGCAAGCCTTTGATAACTTCTCTGTTGTCCCGCCAGCAAGCGGCATTTGCCACCAGGTTAACCTGGAATATGTAGCGCGAGGCGTTTGGACAAAAGAAGACGCGGACGGCGTCACGGTTTCTTACCCCGACACACTTGTTGGTACTGACAGCCACACCACCATGATCAATGGTCTCGGTGTTGTAGGCTGGGGTGTTGGCGGCATCGAAGCAGAAGCCGTCATGCTCGGACAGCCTATTTACATGTTGATGCCTGAGGTGATCGGCTTCCGTCTGCACGGCGAAATGCCAGAAGGTGCCACGGCAACCGACCTCGTACTCGGCATTGTAGAGATTCTTCGCAAGTATGGTGTCGTAGGGAAATTTGTTGAGTTCTTTGGCCCAGGCCTGAGCAATCTCTCTGTGCCAGACCGCGCGACCATTGCCAACATGGCGCCTGAGTACGGTGCAACCATGGGCTTCTTCCCAATTGATGACGAAACCCTGGCCTTCCTGCGCCGCACCGGCCGGCCAGAAGACCTCATCACAATGGTTGAACGCTACACCAAAGCGCAAGGCCTCTTCCGTACCAATGACACCCCCGACCCGGAATACCTGGATGTTCTGGAGCTCGACATGAGCACGGTTGTCCCGAGCCTTTCCGGCCCGAAGCGGCCGCAAGATCGGATCACGCTGCCGGGCATGCAGGGAGACTTTGCCAAGTCGCTCACGACGCCACCGGGACCACGTGGCTTTGGCCTCAGAGAGGATGCGCTGGACAACACCGGCAAGTACAAAGACGACGCCGGCAACGAACTCGACATGAAACACGGTGATGTTGCTATTGCTGCCATCACCAGTTGCACCAACACCAGCAACCCGTCGGTAATGATCGGCGCCGGCCTTGTGGCCAAGAAAGCCATTGCGCGCGGCCTGAAAGTCAAGCCATACGTAAAAACCAGCCTTGCGCCAGGATCAAAGGTGGTAACAGAATACCTGCATGCAGCAGGACTCCTGCCTTACCTCGACCAACTCGGCTTCAACCTTGTCGGTTACGGTTGCACAACGTGTATTGGTAACTCTGGCCCGCTGCCGGAGCCCGCTGCAAACGCCATTAGAGAAGGCGACCTGATTGTTTCGGGTGTGCTTTCTGGAAACCGTAACTTCGAAGGTCGTATCCACCAGTTGGTACAGGCCAACTTCCTGGCGTCACCGCCACTCGTCGTTGCATTCGCCCTCGCAGGCACGGTTGATATCGACCTCAGCAAAGATGCTATTGGTCAAGATGAAGCCGGCAACAACGTCTACCTCAAAGACATCTGGCCAACCAACGCAGAGGTTCAGGATGCGGTAAACCAGTTCCTTACACCCGACATGTTCAAGCAGGAATATGACGGTATTGAGACGTCCAACGAAGACTGGAATAGAATCAAAATTCCAGAAGGATCGATCTACGACTGGAACGCGGATTCCACTTACATTCAGGAGCCGCCGTTCTTCGCCGGCCTGACGCCCGAAACACCTGTGATCCAGTCTATTGATGGCGCACGGGTCATGGCTATCCTCGGCGACTCAACCACAACCGATCATATTTCCCCAGCCGGCGCAATCAAACCTGATGGCCCTGCAGGAAATTATCTAACCGACAAAGGCGTGAAGTTTTTGGACTTCAACTCCTTCGGTTCTCGGCGTGGTAATCACGAAGTGATGATGCGCGGTACGTTTGCAAACATCCGCATCAAAAACAAGCTGGTACCAGGCACAGAAGGTGGTATCACCAAGAACCTGATGTCTGGCGAAGTACAGCCGATTTACGACGCGAGCATGGAATACCAGGACGCCGGTATCCCGCTGGTTGTCCTCGCTGGTAAAGACTACGGCATGGGATCCAGCCGCGACTGGGCTGCCAAAGGCACCATCCTGCTCGGTGTAAAGGCTGTGATTGCTGAAAGCTTTGAGCGCATCCATCGCTCCAACCTGATCGGTATGGGCGTGCTGCCTTTGCAGTTCGCTGATGGCGAAACACCAACTTCACTCGGACTCGACGGGTCAGAAACCTTCAGCATTCCTGTGACAGATGACGTGAAGCCCCGGCAAAACATCCAAGTCACAGCGACCAAAGCAGATGGCTCAACTGTCAGCTTTGCTACACGCTGCCGGCTCGACACGCCTGTTGAAGTAGATTACTACCGCAACGGTGGTATCCTGCATTACGTACTCCGGAATTTCCTGAATACGTCTTCCGTTGAAGCCTAA